The Aphis gossypii isolate Hap1 chromosome 3, ASM2018417v2, whole genome shotgun sequence genome includes a region encoding these proteins:
- the LOC114129902 gene encoding fatty acyl-CoA reductase wat-like, whose product METSVAESFRNGIVLITGSTGFLGKVLTEKLLRSCPVKYVVMLVRSKKELNANQRVANIYKQKLFDRICLEKPDFTKSIKVIEGNLEELSMGLSLNDFEWIVENVNFVFHCAATIKFNEPLDLASKINIQGTENLLALASKMKNLKGFVHVSTAYSHCPRNEIKEEYYKVPVTVTELKNKLIDNVPTSNIIENWPNTYTFTKAVTENVILTNENRLPISIFRPSIIGCTKSEPEPGWLENMNGPTGLVTGVMVGFLRTMPNIGSNITDMIPADYTVNALISVMWDTVNRHKQSNDVSLEAPKIYNYVSCVESPLSWGRYIREMHDQYYVAPPLQSMWYGFYIFYTNLIIGSILRFFLHRIPGAFMDLMLILSGKSPKMLRMYSKSEGMIDLLYEFSMRQWIFDNRNTRELWQSLSEDDKNEFRFSLKAFDWKSYIEAYYHGIRKHILNEDISNVEKALSKNYKLLRLHQLCVVLIILLIFHFCWMFIKYLF is encoded by the exons ATGGAAACAAGCGTAGCAGAATCATTCAGAAATGGGATAGTTTTAATCACAGGAAGTACTGGATTTTTGGGGAAAGTACTTACTGAAAAGTTACTCAGATCTTGTCCTGTCAAATATGTTGTGATGCTGGTCAGAAGTAAAAAAGAACTGAATGCTAATCAGAGGGttgcaaatatttacaaacaaaaa ttatttgaCCGAATTTGTCTTGAAAAACCAGATTTCACGAAGTCCATTAAAGTGATAGAAGGAAATTTAGAGGAATTATCAATGGGATTATCGTTAAATGACTTTGAATGGATTgtagaaaatgttaactttgtTTTTCACTGCGCAGCAACGATTAAATTCAATGAACCTCTTGATTTGgcctcaaaaataaatatccaagGAACCGAAAATTTGCTAGCACTAGcgtcaaaaatgaaaaatcttaag GGCTTTGTGCACGTGTCGACCGCTTATTCACACTGTCCGAGGAATGAAATCAAAGAAGAATACTATAAAGTTCCTGTAACTGTTACggagttgaaaaataaattgattgacAACGTACCAACttctaa CATTATAGAGAATTGGCCAAATACGTACACTTTTACGAAAGCAGTCACGGAAAACGTGATATTAACAAACGAAAATCGTTTGCCGATATCAATATTTCGTCCTTCAATCA tcgGATGTACAAAATCTGAACCGGAACCTGGGTGGTTGGAAAACATGAACGGCCCGACAGGTCTGGTTACCGGAGTCATGGTTGGATTTTTAAGAACAATGCCAAACATAGGTAGCAATATAACAGACATGATTCCGGCCGATTACACCGTCAACGCGTTGATTAGCGTCATGTGGGATACAGTTAACAG ACACAAACAGTCAAATGATGTATCCCTCGAGGCgccgaaaatatataattacgttTCTTGTGTCGAAAGCCCTTTGTCGTGGGGTAGGTATATCAGAGAAATGCACGATCAATATTATGTAGCTCCACCTTTGCAATCGATGTGGTacggattttatattttctatacgaATTTAATAATCGGAAgtattttgagatttttctTACACCGAATACCAGGCGCGTTTATGGATTTGATGTTGATTTTGTCCGGAAAATCTCCCAA aatGTTAAGGATGTATTCAAAATCAGAAGGTATGATTGATTTACTTTATGAGTTTTCTATGAGACAATGGATATTTGATAATAGAAATACTAGAGAATTGTGGCAGTCGCTAAGTGAAGATGATAAAAATGAGTTCCGGTTTAGTTTAAAAGCATTTGACTGGAAGTCATATATAGAAGCTTATTATCACGGTATTAGGAAACACATACTAAATGAAGATATAAGCAACGTAGAAAAGGcgttatcaaaaaattataa gttattGAGGCTGCATCAGTTGTGTGTTgttctaattattttgttaatattccatttttgttggatgtttataaaatatttgttttga
- the LOC114129903 gene encoding fatty acyl-CoA reductase wat-like has product METSIAESFENGTVFITGSTGFLGKMLTEKLLRSCPVDSIAILVRSKKGLSASQRVKEIYKQSLFDRLRNEKPDFMESIKVIDGHLEESSMGLSSSDREWLIENVNFVFHCAATIKFNEPLELASKINIQGTEHVMTLASQMKNLKGFVHVSTAYSHCPRSEIREEFYQVPITAKELKNRFVDKELNTNISQDWPNTYTFTKAITENMILTNGNHLPISIFRPSIIGCTKSEPEPGWLENMNGPTGLVTGVMVGFLRTVPNIGSNITDIIPADYTVNALISVMWDTVNRHKQSNGVSFEEPKIYNYVSCVESPLTWGRYIREMHDQYYVAPPLQSMWYGFYIFYTNLIIGSILRFFLHRIPGAFMDLMLILCGKSPKMLRMYKKTENMIDLLYDFATKQWTFDNSNSRELWSSLSKDDREMFQFSLEDFDWKSYIKSYYYGIRRHILHEDLNNVEKASSKNQMLLWLHQACMVLIVYILLQLCWILIIFLF; this is encoded by the exons ATGGAGACAAGTATAGCGGAATCGTTCGAAAATGGGACAGTTTTTATCACCGGAAGTACAGGGTTTTTGGGGAAAATGCTCACAGAAAAATTACTAAGGTCTTGTCCAGTGGACAGTATCGCGATTCTAGTCAGGAGTAAGAAAGGGCTAAGCGCCAGTCAACGAGTCAAggaaatatacaaacaatct CTATTTGACCGACTTCGAAATGAAAAACCAGATTTTATGGAGTCAATCAAAGTCATCGATGGACATTTAGAAGAATCGTCGATGGGCTTATCGTCGTCGGACCGAGAGTGGTTGATAGAGAACGTGAACTTTGTCTTTCATTGCGCGGCTACGATTAAATTCAACGAACCTCTTGAATTGGCGTCGAAAATAAACATCCAAGGTACTGAACATGTAATGACATTAGCATCGCAAATGAAGAATCTCAAG ggTTTTGTGCACGTGTCAACAGCTTACTCACACTGTCCCAGAAGTGAAATTAGAGAAGAATTCTATCAGGTTCCAATCACTGCCAAAGAGCTCAAAAATAGATTTGTTGACAAGGAATTGAATACcaa TATTTCACAGGATTGGCCAAATACGTACACATTCACAAAAGCAATCACGGAAAATATGATACTTACAAACGGAAATCATTTGCCGATATCAATATTTCGTCCATCAATca tcggaTGTACAAAATCTGAACCGGAACCTGGCTGGTTGGAAAACATGAACGGGCCGACAGGTCTGGTTACCGGAGTCATGGTTGGATTTTTAAGGACGGTACCAAACATCGGGAGCAATATAACAGACATTATCCCGGCCGATTACACCGTCAACGCGTTGATTAGCGTCATGTGGGATACAGTTAACAG aCACAAACAGTCGAATGGTGTATCCTTCGAAGAgccgaaaatatataattacgttTCTTGTGTCGAAAGCCCTTTGACGTGGGGTAGGTACATCAGAGAAATGCACGATCAATATTATGTAGCTCCACCTTTGCAATCGATGTGGTacggattttatattttctatacgaATTTAATAATCGGAAgtattttgagatttttctTACACCGAATACCGGGCGCGTTTATGGATTTGATGTTGATTTTGTGTGGTAAATCACCtaa aatgttGAGAATGTATAAGAAAACAGAAAACATGATTGATTTACTTTATGATTTCGCTACAAAACAGTGGACATTTGACAATAGTAATTCAAGAGAATTGTGGTCTTCGTTAAGTAAAGATGACCGCGAAATGTTCCAATTCAGCTTAGAGGACTTTGATTGGAAATCGTATATTAAAAGCTATTATTACGGGATTAGGAGACATATACTACACGAAGACCTAAATAACGTTGAAAAGGCGTCGTCGAAAAATCAAAT GTTATTATGGTTACATCAAGCGTGTATGGTTCTAATTGTTTATATCTTGTTGCAATTGTGTTGGATACTTATAATCTTTTTATTCTGA